Proteins encoded within one genomic window of Bdellovibrionota bacterium:
- a CDS encoding SRPBCC family protein yields MKPPKVNFETDLVLERVVDVSPELIWKAWTDPEQLKQWFTPRPWKTIECHMDLKPGGAFRTTMESPEGKRFNNVGCYLEIIENQKLIWTSALLPGFRPIAKPENGADLLFTAIIYLEAKGSSTKYTAIVMHANAKDRKIHEDMGFTDGWGKALDQLVEVAKNKNA; encoded by the coding sequence ATGAAACCACCTAAAGTTAATTTTGAAACTGATCTTGTGTTGGAAAGAGTTGTGGATGTTTCTCCTGAACTCATCTGGAAGGCTTGGACTGATCCTGAACAATTGAAACAATGGTTCACTCCGCGCCCTTGGAAAACTATCGAATGTCATATGGATTTAAAACCCGGCGGAGCTTTTAGGACTACAATGGAATCTCCTGAAGGAAAAAGATTTAATAATGTCGGCTGTTATTTAGAAATTATTGAAAATCAAAAATTAATATGGACTTCAGCACTTCTGCCAGGTTTTCGCCCTATTGCAAAACCTGAAAACGGCGCCGATTTACTTTTTACTGCGATCATTTACCTTGAAGCCAAAGGCAGTAGCACAAAATACACGGCTATCGTAATGCATGCGAATGCCAAAGATCGTAAAATTCACGAAGACATGGGCTTTACTGATGGTTGGGGAAAAGCACTAGATCAATTAGTGGAAGTTGCTAAAAATAAAAACGCTTAA
- a CDS encoding zinc ribbon domain-containing protein YjdM: MATEPKCPKCDGEATYADGNLWVCPLCSNEWSQSAKAEVAEAEPEGFVVKDSNGNILIEGDTVVVIKDLPVKGAPKPIKTGAKMKNIKLRDHGDGHNISGRLEGFGDMNLKSEFVKKA, from the coding sequence ATGGCTACCGAACCCAAATGTCCTAAATGTGATGGCGAGGCGACGTATGCGGATGGAAATCTGTGGGTTTGTCCGTTGTGTTCAAATGAATGGAGTCAATCAGCGAAAGCGGAAGTTGCGGAAGCTGAGCCTGAGGGTTTTGTCGTAAAAGATTCCAACGGAAATATCTTGATCGAGGGCGATACCGTTGTAGTCATCAAAGATCTTCCGGTGAAAGGCGCACCAAAGCCCATTAAAACCGGCGCTAAAATGAAAAACATAAAACTTCGAGATCACGGCGATGGTCATAACATCTCAGGGAGACTCGAAGGTTTTGGTGATATGAATTTAAAATCAGAGTTTGTAAAAAAAGCTTAA
- a CDS encoding NAD(P)-dependent alcohol dehydrogenase — translation MKISKSIQAKAYGVPSEAAQSETTKLTSLNIERRAPNANDVVIEIDYCGICHSDIHTARGEWGKSTYPCVPGHEIVGKVIAVGKKVKRFKVGDVAGVGCFVDSCGKCANCKNNEEQFCVDHTVFTYNSTELDNKTPTLGGYSSHIVVKEKYVLKIKKGQKLERVAPLLCAGITTYSPLKRYGTKKGKKVGVVGLGGLGHMAVKIAKAMGAEVTVFSTSPGKEKDAKKLGAKNFVMTKDPANFEKCVGKLDLIINTVSANIDFGPYMNSLKIGGTQVLVGVAPEPNQIAATSLIYGRKNLAGSLIGGIKETQEMLDFCAKKKVLSDIELISASQINEAYDKTVAGQVKYRFVIDNKTL, via the coding sequence ATGAAAATTTCAAAATCCATTCAAGCTAAAGCTTACGGCGTACCATCTGAAGCTGCTCAATCTGAAACTACAAAACTCACATCTCTCAACATTGAGCGCCGAGCGCCCAACGCGAACGACGTGGTTATTGAGATTGATTACTGCGGAATCTGCCACTCGGATATTCACACTGCGAGAGGAGAATGGGGAAAATCAACTTACCCATGTGTTCCCGGTCACGAAATCGTAGGCAAAGTTATTGCTGTCGGGAAAAAGGTAAAACGCTTTAAAGTTGGAGACGTCGCTGGCGTTGGGTGCTTTGTAGATTCATGCGGGAAATGCGCAAACTGTAAAAATAACGAAGAGCAATTCTGCGTAGATCACACAGTGTTCACATACAACAGCACAGAGCTTGATAATAAAACTCCAACCCTTGGTGGATATTCTTCTCATATCGTGGTGAAAGAAAAATATGTTTTGAAAATAAAAAAGGGCCAAAAGCTCGAAAGAGTTGCGCCACTGCTATGCGCAGGCATCACGACTTACTCCCCGCTTAAAAGATACGGAACTAAAAAGGGTAAAAAAGTTGGAGTTGTTGGCTTGGGTGGACTCGGACATATGGCTGTGAAAATCGCCAAAGCAATGGGAGCCGAGGTTACCGTGTTCAGCACTTCACCAGGAAAAGAAAAAGATGCAAAAAAACTTGGAGCTAAAAATTTTGTAATGACAAAAGACCCTGCGAATTTTGAAAAGTGTGTAGGGAAATTAGATTTAATTATCAATACTGTTTCTGCAAATATTGATTTTGGTCCTTATATGAACTCTCTTAAAATCGGAGGAACACAAGTTCTTGTGGGCGTAGCACCGGAGCCAAATCAAATCGCTGCAACATCTTTGATCTACGGAAGAAAAAATTTGGCTGGTTCACTCATTGGCGGAATCAAAGAAACTCAAGAGATGCTTGATTTCTGTGCCAAGAAAAAAGTGTTATCGGATATTGAATTGATTTCGGCTTCGCAAATCAATGAAGCCTACGATAAGACAGTAGCTGGACAAGTAAAATATAGATTCGTGATCGACAATAAAACTTTATAA
- a CDS encoding VF530 family protein, which translates to MTKSKDPLEGVTLEKILTELVEHYGFEEMGNRIDINCFNFEPSISSSLKFLRRTPWARKKVEDMYLDFLNHPHKRSMLSR; encoded by the coding sequence ATGACTAAATCCAAAGATCCGCTTGAAGGCGTAACTCTTGAAAAAATTCTGACAGAGCTTGTAGAACACTATGGCTTTGAAGAGATGGGCAATCGTATTGATATCAATTGTTTCAATTTCGAACCCAGCATAAGCTCTAGTCTCAAATTCCTAAGAAGAACTCCCTGGGCTCGCAAAAAAGTTGAAGATATGTACCTCGATTTTCTTAATCATCCGCACAAAAGAAGTATGCTGTCGCGATAA
- a CDS encoding ankyrin repeat domain-containing protein, producing the protein MSGGDWKEMYVGAQRGDLELVKYHILNGIDPNYQHPEILSTPLVAAIIEGNIDIAMFLIENGADITLVSDFDMMTPMQAAKMYKRTEIIKILEKMLPPEKSFLNKLIDRFRK; encoded by the coding sequence ATGTCTGGTGGTGATTGGAAAGAAATGTATGTAGGAGCTCAAAGAGGTGATCTTGAGTTGGTAAAATATCATATTCTAAACGGTATTGATCCCAACTACCAACATCCTGAAATTTTATCCACTCCTCTTGTTGCTGCGATTATCGAAGGGAATATCGACATTGCCATGTTCTTGATAGAAAACGGCGCAGACATTACGCTGGTCTCAGACTTTGATATGATGACTCCCATGCAGGCTGCAAAAATGTATAAAAGAACTGAAATCATCAAAATATTAGAAAAGATGCTTCCTCCAGAGAAGTCCTTCTTGAATAAACTTATAGATAGATTCAGAAAATAG
- a CDS encoding DUF2235 domain-containing protein, giving the protein MAKNIIICCDGTSNEYSHNNTNVVKLYERIVLNEKQLNFYDPGVGTSSRSLFVPFRWLSNMLSQGLGLDLNKNVEEAYQYLMDNYEEGDKIFLFGFSRGAHTVRRLACVLEKLGILYKGSDNMIPYVIRMYNKDEDLEIIKKFRHTYTKKCPVHFMGVWDTVSALTKLIPRSKLDGKSSKEITHIYHAVAIDEKRLQFPPNLFDQNDIGTNQTLEEVWFAGVHSDVGGYYKDARLSDISLKWMLEKARNVGLEVGPDYLSDIQANPKGKIHNSWKCLFWFTPWHIYVVLLMAGLLLIDVSLSHLDLYWNIPWRPFSFTTDLLKENWIGSLVIAFCAIYFTKKIRNIPSGAKIHKSVQEKINNDNYNPKNLTHLIKENKIQWAE; this is encoded by the coding sequence ATGGCGAAAAATATTATTATCTGTTGTGACGGAACTTCAAATGAATACAGTCACAACAATACAAATGTAGTTAAGCTTTACGAAAGAATTGTACTGAACGAAAAACAATTGAATTTTTATGATCCCGGCGTTGGAACCTCATCTCGGTCACTGTTTGTGCCGTTCAGATGGTTAAGTAATATGCTCAGCCAAGGATTGGGGCTAGATCTAAACAAAAATGTTGAAGAAGCATATCAATATTTAATGGATAACTATGAAGAGGGAGATAAAATTTTTCTGTTCGGATTTAGTCGAGGAGCTCACACCGTAAGAAGATTGGCCTGCGTCTTAGAAAAATTAGGCATCTTGTATAAAGGCAGTGACAATATGATTCCCTACGTAATTCGAATGTACAACAAAGATGAAGATCTAGAAATTATTAAAAAATTTCGTCATACCTACACAAAAAAATGTCCAGTGCATTTTATGGGAGTCTGGGACACCGTATCTGCTCTAACAAAACTCATTCCCCGATCAAAGCTTGATGGAAAATCGAGCAAAGAAATTACACATATTTATCACGCAGTTGCTATAGATGAAAAAAGGCTTCAGTTTCCACCAAATCTCTTTGATCAAAATGATATCGGCACAAATCAAACCCTAGAAGAAGTATGGTTTGCTGGAGTTCACAGCGATGTTGGTGGGTATTATAAAGATGCAAGACTTTCTGATATTTCTCTGAAATGGATGCTTGAGAAAGCAAGAAATGTGGGACTCGAAGTGGGTCCAGATTATTTGTCAGATATTCAGGCAAATCCTAAGGGAAAAATTCATAATTCATGGAAATGCCTCTTCTGGTTTACTCCTTGGCATATATATGTCGTTTTATTGATGGCAGGCCTGTTGCTTATAGATGTATCACTCTCCCACCTCGATCTATATTGGAATATACCATGGCGTCCTTTTAGTTTTACCACAGATCTTCTAAAAGAAAATTGGATCGGCAGTCTTGTAATTGCATTTTGTGCTATTTACTTTACAAAGAAAATTCGCAATATCCCCTCTGGAGCCAAAATCCACAAGAGCGTTCAAGAAAAAATAAATAATGATAATTATAATCCTAAAAATCTCACCCATTTAATTAAAGAAAACAAAATCCAATGGGCTGAATAA
- a CDS encoding glutathione S-transferase family protein produces the protein MKLVIGNKRFSSWSLRPWLVAKYFKIPFEEILIYLDQPDTTSEILKYSPTAKVPALIVNDEVIWDSLAICEYLNDKFPGKQMWPKDILTRALARSVSSEMHSGFQVMREVMSHNLQTNQKTFVSHKAEKDIQRVKQIWIDCLKKSGGPFLFGDFSIADAMYAPVVNRFISYAVSVNEPELQKYMKLIRDLPAHQEWIEAGLKETIEAPLHK, from the coding sequence ATGAAATTAGTTATAGGAAACAAAAGATTTTCAAGTTGGTCATTGAGACCGTGGTTAGTGGCCAAGTATTTTAAAATACCTTTTGAAGAAATTCTTATCTACCTCGATCAACCCGATACAACTTCTGAAATTTTAAAGTATTCGCCCACCGCAAAAGTTCCTGCGCTCATTGTAAATGATGAAGTGATCTGGGATTCGCTTGCAATCTGTGAATACCTCAATGATAAATTCCCGGGAAAGCAAATGTGGCCCAAAGATATATTGACTCGTGCACTAGCCAGATCTGTTTCAAGCGAGATGCATTCTGGTTTCCAAGTGATGCGCGAAGTGATGTCCCATAACCTCCAGACCAATCAAAAAACATTTGTATCTCATAAAGCAGAGAAAGATATCCAAAGAGTAAAACAAATCTGGATTGATTGCCTCAAAAAATCTGGCGGGCCATTTTTATTTGGAGACTTTAGCATTGCCGATGCGATGTATGCACCCGTGGTGAATAGATTTATTTCTTATGCCGTTTCTGTAAATGAGCCGGAACTTCAAAAATACATGAAACTAATCAGAGATCTACCGGCACACCAAGAGTGGATAGAAGCAGGGTTAAAAGAAACCATCGAAGCTCCTCTCCATAAATAA
- a CDS encoding DUF1428 domain-containing protein — protein MAAYVDGFVIPVPKKNIKAYLKLAKLASKVWKEYGALEYYECKADDVKKGKWTSFPRSVKLKPSETVFFSYIVYKSRSHRDSVLKKVMKDPRMQMGMENMPFDGKRMIYGGFKPVVS, from the coding sequence ATGGCAGCGTATGTAGATGGATTTGTAATCCCAGTTCCTAAAAAGAATATAAAGGCTTATTTGAAGCTAGCAAAGCTTGCGTCCAAAGTTTGGAAAGAATATGGCGCCCTCGAATATTATGAATGCAAAGCCGACGATGTTAAAAAAGGGAAATGGACTTCGTTTCCTAGAAGCGTAAAACTTAAACCTAGCGAAACTGTGTTTTTCTCTTATATCGTTTATAAATCAAGATCTCACAGAGATTCGGTCCTTAAAAAAGTAATGAAAGATCCAAGAATGCAAATGGGTATGGAAAATATGCCTTTCGATGGAAAGCGCATGATCTATGGTGGATTTAAACCAGTAGTATCGTAG
- a CDS encoding VOC family protein, which translates to MGNTFDIQQFRFDGELFLTQLMAELQALGVSVSTLRADHLCFRVESHQEYEDHKVFLAGAGILLTEANVNGRAISTYRMTEPFRAGNQVVELIELPAPKAGTEYTKGFEHAEFVIKESFDLFTAKFPHLHFTRSGNKNINPELCLKTRVGQAKFHYLSLDRVIEIEKAKIKDIIFDFDGTLIQSRENIYEINRIVFSEILEREISLTEAKEKFYPEFTKLFNAFGVECPLKKKRAISTWGKVSERYSYHLFDGVYEFLRRLSQSNCRIHLWTARDEKSARTILTAHKIDTFFTTMSFATDAESKPHENSLKFDWRSLDKNTIVVIGDSPSDIMGSKNIGAMAAAVLWDPHVNEQALISSGAELFFYDVPELETWLRER; encoded by the coding sequence ATGGGAAATACATTTGATATTCAGCAATTTAGATTTGATGGAGAGTTGTTCTTAACTCAATTGATGGCCGAGCTACAAGCGTTGGGCGTTTCAGTATCGACTCTAAGGGCGGATCACCTTTGTTTCAGAGTCGAATCGCATCAGGAGTATGAGGATCACAAAGTTTTTTTGGCAGGTGCAGGAATTCTTTTAACAGAGGCGAATGTCAATGGCCGTGCAATCTCAACCTACCGCATGACTGAGCCTTTTCGTGCAGGCAATCAGGTGGTTGAATTGATCGAGCTACCTGCTCCAAAAGCTGGTACTGAATACACCAAAGGTTTTGAGCATGCTGAGTTTGTGATAAAAGAAAGTTTTGATTTGTTTACCGCAAAATTTCCTCATTTGCATTTCACGAGATCGGGAAATAAAAATATTAACCCTGAGCTTTGTTTAAAAACTAGGGTGGGGCAGGCCAAGTTCCATTACCTCTCTCTGGATAGAGTTATCGAAATCGAGAAAGCAAAGATCAAGGACATAATTTTTGATTTTGATGGAACACTCATTCAATCAAGAGAAAATATTTATGAAATTAACCGAATAGTTTTCTCTGAAATATTGGAGCGAGAAATTTCTTTAACGGAAGCTAAAGAAAAATTTTATCCGGAGTTTACAAAATTATTTAATGCTTTTGGTGTAGAGTGTCCACTTAAGAAAAAAAGAGCTATTTCTACTTGGGGCAAGGTATCTGAGCGGTATTCATATCATCTTTTTGATGGAGTATATGAGTTTTTAAGAAGACTCAGTCAAAGCAATTGCCGAATACATCTTTGGACGGCTAGAGACGAAAAATCAGCGCGAACTATTCTCACTGCTCATAAAATCGATACATTCTTTACAACCATGAGCTTTGCAACGGATGCTGAGTCTAAGCCTCATGAAAATAGTTTAAAATTTGACTGGCGGTCTTTGGATAAAAACACAATAGTGGTCATTGGTGATAGTCCTTCTGATATTATGGGATCAAAAAATATTGGCGCGATGGCTGCGGCAGTTTTGTGGGATCCGCATGTCAATGAGCAGGCGCTTATTTCATCAGGGGCTGAACTATTTTTTTATGATGTTCCCGAGCTTGAGACTTGGTTGCGCGAAAGGTAA
- a CDS encoding cysteine synthase family protein: MINRNALSLIGNTPLLTLQRIYRGPGTLMAKAEFVQPGGSVKDRAAKKIIDYAYDLGALYLGKPVVEMTSGNMGAGLAVVCAVKGNPFVAVMSSGNSSERVKMLRGLGAEVILVPQVTGSPGQVTGDDIAVAAEEAKRIAIDRNAYYVDQFNNPGSLRAHIESTGPEIWSDTEGKITAFVAAVGSSGTFTGTSKYLKSQNSKVQCFAVEPQGAAVLAGHAMSKPKHLLQGIGYGSVPPHWDASLADGIIEVSDEEATLYRKLLAEKEGLFVGYSAAANVAATVKILESNSLGDSPIIVTVLCDTGLKY, translated from the coding sequence TTGATTAACCGAAATGCATTAAGCCTTATTGGCAATACACCACTATTAACTTTGCAGCGTATATATCGCGGCCCAGGCACGTTGATGGCAAAAGCCGAGTTCGTACAACCAGGCGGTAGCGTGAAGGATCGTGCGGCGAAAAAAATTATTGATTACGCTTATGATCTAGGCGCGTTGTATCTTGGAAAACCGGTTGTTGAAATGACGAGTGGAAATATGGGAGCTGGCCTCGCTGTTGTCTGTGCAGTCAAAGGAAATCCTTTTGTTGCAGTCATGTCTTCTGGCAATAGCTCGGAGCGAGTAAAGATGTTGAGAGGACTTGGTGCAGAGGTTATTCTAGTGCCTCAAGTTACAGGTTCTCCTGGACAGGTGACCGGTGATGACATTGCTGTTGCGGCGGAAGAGGCAAAGCGCATAGCTATTGATCGAAACGCCTATTACGTCGATCAATTCAATAATCCTGGCAGTCTGCGGGCTCACATAGAATCAACGGGCCCAGAGATCTGGAGCGATACCGAAGGCAAGATCACTGCGTTTGTAGCTGCTGTCGGCAGTAGTGGTACCTTCACGGGCACTTCGAAATATCTTAAATCGCAAAATTCAAAAGTTCAGTGTTTCGCTGTTGAACCTCAAGGCGCAGCTGTTCTTGCTGGGCATGCGATGTCTAAGCCCAAACATTTGCTTCAAGGAATTGGTTACGGATCCGTTCCTCCGCATTGGGATGCAAGTCTTGCCGATGGCATCATTGAAGTTTCTGATGAAGAAGCAACTTTGTACCGAAAATTATTAGCCGAAAAAGAAGGACTATTTGTTGGTTACTCGGCAGCTGCCAATGTTGCGGCAACAGTGAAAATCCTGGAGTCAAACTCATTGGGAGATTCACCAATTATCGTGACGGTTCTTTGTGATACGGGTTTGAAATATTAA
- a CDS encoding mechanosensitive ion channel domain-containing protein → MEIESIQSGFKAITDILNRSLFKLGDFQVTVFSIISVLFYLVILFVISSLLRRILLKRLSGFYSSKIETILLLLHYFILTIGTLIILQSAGLDLSTLTVLAGAIGIGLGFGFQNVANNFISGLIILFERPIKVGDRIEIGEIMGQVMRIGLRSTTVLTNDNISIIIPNADFISDNVINWNHTDDIVRLRMPIGVSYESDPKKVVEILEAAIKDVEGVLKDRKSDVILDGFEDSSIKFYVRVWTQDFSQRPGIMKHNINMAIWEALKKENIQIPFPQMDLNIKKDL, encoded by the coding sequence ATGGAAATCGAAAGCATACAATCTGGATTTAAGGCTATTACTGATATTTTAAACCGCAGCTTGTTTAAACTTGGCGATTTTCAGGTCACGGTGTTTTCTATTATTAGCGTATTGTTTTATCTAGTAATACTTTTTGTTATCTCAAGTCTTCTTAGAAGAATTCTTTTAAAACGCCTTTCTGGATTTTATAGCTCTAAAATTGAAACCATTTTACTCTTACTCCATTATTTTATTTTGACTATTGGTACTCTGATCATACTGCAATCTGCAGGATTAGATCTTAGCACCCTCACCGTACTTGCGGGAGCAATTGGTATTGGGCTGGGTTTTGGATTTCAAAATGTCGCTAATAATTTTATTAGCGGTTTGATTATTTTATTTGAACGTCCCATTAAAGTTGGTGATCGGATTGAAATTGGTGAGATCATGGGTCAAGTCATGAGAATCGGACTTCGCTCGACCACCGTTCTTACCAATGACAATATCTCAATCATTATACCCAATGCAGACTTTATTTCAGACAATGTCATTAACTGGAATCATACCGATGATATCGTAAGGCTTAGAATGCCAATTGGCGTATCCTACGAATCCGATCCCAAAAAAGTAGTCGAGATCCTTGAGGCCGCAATAAAAGATGTTGAGGGAGTGTTGAAGGATAGAAAATCAGATGTCATCCTCGATGGTTTCGAAGACAGTTCAATTAAATTTTATGTTCGTGTTTGGACTCAAGACTTTTCTCAAAGACCCGGTATAATGAAACACAATATCAATATGGCAATCTGGGAAGCTCTAAAAAAGGAAAACATCCAAATTCCATTCCCTCAGATGGATCTAAACATAAAAAAAGACCTATAG
- a CDS encoding DoxX family protein: MNLVLILQLIVAIGLLNVWLLRSKKSTDYRGKSASNLKEEFLAYGLPVWFFYLIGTLKIGAALALVAGIWMPELLPFASGLVMALMVGALLMHIKVKDPAKKSLPAVLMLIMSGGIFFLV, translated from the coding sequence TTGAATTTAGTACTTATATTACAACTGATTGTAGCTATCGGACTTTTAAATGTATGGCTTTTGAGATCAAAAAAAAGCACGGACTATAGAGGTAAATCTGCAAGCAACCTAAAAGAAGAATTTTTGGCCTACGGCCTTCCTGTTTGGTTCTTTTATCTAATAGGCACTCTCAAAATTGGCGCAGCCCTGGCTCTTGTTGCAGGAATTTGGATGCCAGAGCTACTTCCATTTGCGAGCGGTTTGGTAATGGCTCTAATGGTTGGTGCTTTGTTGATGCATATTAAAGTTAAGGACCCCGCTAAAAAATCTCTTCCGGCTGTGTTAATGTTAATTATGAGCGGCGGAATATTTTTTTTAGTATAA
- a CDS encoding OsmC family protein, producing the protein MQLPIEFKSKATASGEFVQPWLIECGEYSAKCAVPSEFGGVGDGFSPEDLFLQALMNCFIGTFKVYAKSSKIHFSKLELNGNLVVDQNSSREVRMHKCDLTVQIWGAERPDRAKTLADKVFRDGFILNSVKTEISYKLIIEGIL; encoded by the coding sequence ATGCAACTACCTATTGAGTTCAAATCTAAAGCCACTGCCTCAGGAGAATTTGTTCAGCCTTGGCTTATTGAGTGTGGAGAGTATTCTGCAAAATGCGCGGTTCCTTCTGAATTTGGAGGCGTGGGAGACGGTTTTTCACCAGAGGATTTGTTTTTACAGGCGCTGATGAATTGTTTTATTGGTACTTTCAAAGTTTATGCAAAAAGCTCTAAGATTCATTTTTCAAAGTTAGAACTAAATGGAAATCTAGTGGTTGATCAAAACTCTTCACGGGAGGTGCGTATGCACAAGTGTGATCTTACAGTTCAGATTTGGGGAGCAGAAAGACCTGACCGTGCTAAAACTCTTGCAGATAAGGTTTTTCGAGATGGATTTATTCTTAACTCCGTTAAAACCGAGATTAGTTATAAATTAATTATCGAAGGAATTTTGTGA
- a CDS encoding lipocalin family protein: MKKRIKIQQKLQSIFSQIFMIASIPAFSACSTVSFPTVEKVDIERFMGTWYVSAGRFTILEKDVHNAVEIYTYDKTKDTIDIDYTYRKGSSNGKIKKVPQKGYIVAGTNNAHWLVSPFWPLKFDYLVIDLADDYSWVAIGVPNQKYLWIMHRSSQVSRKEVDMVIDRLKAINYKTNDIVFVPQNW, translated from the coding sequence GTGAAAAAAAGAATTAAAATTCAACAAAAGTTGCAATCCATTTTTAGCCAAATTTTTATGATAGCATCTATTCCAGCCTTTTCGGCTTGTTCAACGGTATCATTTCCTACAGTGGAAAAAGTTGATATCGAAAGATTTATGGGAACTTGGTACGTGAGTGCTGGACGGTTTACAATCTTAGAAAAAGACGTTCATAATGCTGTAGAGATTTATACTTACGATAAAACTAAGGATACGATAGATATCGATTACACATATAGAAAAGGTTCTTCTAACGGGAAAATTAAAAAAGTCCCACAGAAAGGCTACATTGTAGCTGGCACAAATAACGCTCATTGGCTGGTTTCGCCTTTTTGGCCGCTGAAGTTTGATTATCTAGTCATTGATTTGGCTGATGATTATTCATGGGTAGCGATTGGTGTACCCAATCAGAAATATTTATGGATCATGCATAGAAGCAGTCAGGTTTCTCGCAAAGAAGTGGATATGGTGATTGATCGTTTAAAGGCCATCAATTACAAAACTAACGATATAGTTTTTGTTCCTCAGAACTGGTAG
- a CDS encoding TerC family protein translates to MILFPFYDYWWFYAGFTAFVLVVLALDLGVFHKKAHEVSFKEASIWTTIWISMALVFNYLFYLYAQHRFSTHERYTSIPNFDPDAQAKTTALEFLTGFVVEKSLAIDNIFIFAVVFAYFGIPKMYQHRVLFWGILGALVFRAVFIAMGSILMQYHWVVIFFGALLILTGIKMFFAGTKSQNLDDNFIIRQLKKIFRVHPKIEGQKFFFKKDGLTYVTPLFLALIFLELSDIIFAVDSVPAIFALTKEPLIVFTSNIFAILGLRSMYFMLAGVMDRFAYIKYGLASVLVFVGLKMVWLNEAFGGKFPIKWSLGIIALLIGGSIVLSIIIDRRQQKLILAIADSKESNNV, encoded by the coding sequence ATGATACTATTCCCATTTTACGACTATTGGTGGTTTTACGCAGGATTTACGGCTTTTGTTTTAGTCGTACTCGCACTTGATCTTGGAGTTTTCCACAAGAAAGCTCACGAAGTCAGTTTTAAAGAAGCATCTATCTGGACGACCATTTGGATAAGTATGGCGCTCGTTTTTAATTATCTCTTTTATCTTTATGCTCAACACAGATTTTCCACACACGAGCGATACACCTCGATTCCCAACTTTGACCCTGATGCTCAAGCTAAAACAACAGCTCTCGAATTCTTAACAGGGTTTGTGGTTGAAAAGTCCCTTGCTATAGATAACATTTTTATTTTCGCCGTGGTGTTTGCTTACTTTGGTATTCCCAAAATGTATCAGCACCGAGTGCTCTTCTGGGGAATTCTAGGTGCCCTAGTGTTCAGGGCAGTTTTCATAGCCATGGGTTCTATCCTTATGCAATACCACTGGGTGGTTATTTTCTTCGGAGCGCTTCTGATTTTGACAGGGATTAAAATGTTCTTTGCAGGAACCAAATCGCAGAACTTAGATGACAATTTTATAATCAGACAACTCAAAAAAATATTTCGAGTGCATCCAAAAATTGAAGGTCAGAAATTCTTCTTTAAAAAAGATGGACTTACCTATGTAACGCCGTTGTTCTTAGCACTTATTTTTCTTGAGCTCAGCGACATCATCTTTGCTGTGGATTCAGTTCCCGCGATTTTTGCTCTAACAAAAGAGCCTTTGATTGTCTTCACCTCAAACATTTTTGCAATCTTAGGTCTTAGATCTATGTACTTCATGCTAGCAGGTGTGATGGACAGATTTGCTTACATTAAGTACGGATTGGCTTCGGTACTGGTGTTTGTGGGTCTTAAGATGGTCTGGCTTAATGAAGCCTTTGGCGGAAAATTCCCGATTAAATGGTCTCTTGGAATCATTGCTCTCTTAATCGGTGGCTCGATTGTACTTTCAATCATTATCGATCGTAGGCAACAAAAGCTGATTCTTGCGATTGCAGATTCAAAAGAAAGCAATAACGTTTAA